From a region of the Microcebus murinus isolate Inina unplaced genomic scaffold, M.murinus_Inina_mat1.0 scaf089_hap2_Mmur4.0, whole genome shotgun sequence genome:
- the TEPSIN gene encoding AP-4 complex accessory subunit tepsin isoform X2 produces the protein MGSQCRPHSSLQGFGYSQERGHTGSAGKAFLSTIQKAAEVVANVVRPGTESLSAQRPLPRGDTYQPAVTPLASHGHPNPGNPLPGATLCARAVRHQPGQAGGGWEELDSGPSSQNSSQNSDPSRPSDSGSRSSSDSHSRASREPGELADRAEASSDCQQELSLVRTVTQGPCAFLSREEAQHFIKECGLLNCEAVLELLIRLLGGTSECTQMRALSAIASLGGADLLPQEHILLLCRPRLQELSAGSPGPVTNKATKILRHFEASCGQLPPAQRPPAGPGPAAPLAGPSDLLAEAVPLAGARVVLQPLSSALLPPLPPDAAPLPAPGDASAAQTGLAGSRERGPRPERDPGGTDTPGGGPGSCPWSQDSLFAGMELVARPRPVGAGAAAEVSCLDPQGPRTAAQRTAAKEPEPSAFAFLNV, from the exons ATGGGCTCCCAGTGCAGGCCTCACAGTAGTCTCCAGGGTTTTGGCTACAGCCAGGAACGGGGCCACACAG GCTCTGCAGGCAAAGCCTTCCTCTCCACCATCCAGAAGGCCGCAGAGGTGGTGGCTAATGTCGTGCGCCCCGGGACGGAGAGTCTCAGTGCCCAGAGGCCCTTGCCACGGGGGGACACCTACCAGCCTGCTGTGACACCTCTGGCCAGCCATGGCCACCCCAACCCTGGGAACCCGCTGCCTGGGGCCACCCTGTGCGCCCGAG CTGTGAGGCACCAGCCCGGGCAGGccggagggggctgggaggagctggACAGCGGCCCCAGCTCCCAGAATTCTTCCCAGAACAGTGACCCGAGCAGGCCCTCGGACTCAGGCAGTCGGTCCAGCAGTGACAGCCACTCGAGGGCCAGCCGGGAGCCAGGCGAGCTGGCAGACAG GGCCGAGGCATCGAGCGACTGCCAGCAGGAGCTGAGCCTGGTGAGGACGGTGACCCAGGGGCCGTGTGCCTTCCTGAGCCGCGAGGAGGCGCAGCACTTCATCAAAGA GTGTGGGCTGCTCAACTGTGAGGCCGTGCTGGAGCTGCTGATCCGCCTCCTGGGCGGAACCAGCGAGTGCACACAGATG AGAGCACTGAGTGCCATCGCCTCCCTCGGGGGTGCCGACCTGCTCCCCCAGGAGcacatcctcctcctctgccGGCCGCGGCTGCAGGAGCTCAGCGCGGGCAGCCCAGGACCTGTGACCAACAAGGCCACCAAG aTCCTGAGGCACTTTGAAGCCTCCTGTGGACAGCTGCCCCCTGCCCAGAGGCCCCCCGCCGGGCCCGGCCCCGCAGCCCCCCTCGCAGGCCCGTCCGACCTGCTGGCCGAAGCCGTGCCTCTCGCGGGGGCCCGCGTCGTCCTCCAGCCTCTGAGTTCAGCCCtgctcccacccctacccccggACGccgcccccctcccagcccctggagaTGCCAGCGCGGCCCAGACGGGACTGGCCGGCTCCCGAGAGCGGGGGCCCAGACCTGAGCGGGACCCGGGGGGCACAGACACCCCCGGGGGAGGCCCGGGCAGCTGCCCGTGGAGCCAAGACTCCTTGTTTGCCGGCATGGAGCTGGTGGCCCGCCCCCGCCCGGTGGGGGCCGGGGCTGCTGCAGAGGTGTCCTGCCTGGACCCCCAGGGCCCCCGGACGGCAGCACAGAGGACGGCAGCCAAAGAGCCGGAGCCATCGGCTTTTGCGTTCTTGAATGTGTGA
- the TEPSIN gene encoding AP-4 complex accessory subunit tepsin isoform X1 — protein MSREPPPGPPALRTQAEAGPSGPAIFILLDAGSAGKAFLSTIQKAAEVVANVVRPGTESLSAQRPLPRGDTYQPAVTPLASHGHPNPGNPLPGATLCARAVRHQPGQAGGGWEELDSGPSSQNSSQNSDPSRPSDSGSRSSSDSHSRASREPGELADRAEASSDCQQELSLVRTVTQGPCAFLSREEAQHFIKECGLLNCEAVLELLIRLLGGTSECTQMRALSAIASLGGADLLPQEHILLLCRPRLQELSAGSPGPVTNKATKILRHFEASCGQLPPAQRPPAGPGPAAPLAGPSDLLAEAVPLAGARVVLQPLSSALLPPLPPDAAPLPAPGDASAAQTGLAGSRERGPRPERDPGGTDTPGGGPGSCPWSQDSLFAGMELVARPRPVGAGAAAEVSCLDPQGPRTAAQRTAAKEPEPSAFAFLNV, from the exons ATGAGCAGGGAGCCACCTCCGGGACCTCCTGCCCTGAGGACGCAGGCGGAGGCAGGACCCAGTGGCCCTGCCATCTTCATTCTCCTGGACGCAGGCTCTGCAGGCAAAGCCTTCCTCTCCACCATCCAGAAGGCCGCAGAGGTGGTGGCTAATGTCGTGCGCCCCGGGACGGAGAGTCTCAGTGCCCAGAGGCCCTTGCCACGGGGGGACACCTACCAGCCTGCTGTGACACCTCTGGCCAGCCATGGCCACCCCAACCCTGGGAACCCGCTGCCTGGGGCCACCCTGTGCGCCCGAG CTGTGAGGCACCAGCCCGGGCAGGccggagggggctgggaggagctggACAGCGGCCCCAGCTCCCAGAATTCTTCCCAGAACAGTGACCCGAGCAGGCCCTCGGACTCAGGCAGTCGGTCCAGCAGTGACAGCCACTCGAGGGCCAGCCGGGAGCCAGGCGAGCTGGCAGACAG GGCCGAGGCATCGAGCGACTGCCAGCAGGAGCTGAGCCTGGTGAGGACGGTGACCCAGGGGCCGTGTGCCTTCCTGAGCCGCGAGGAGGCGCAGCACTTCATCAAAGA GTGTGGGCTGCTCAACTGTGAGGCCGTGCTGGAGCTGCTGATCCGCCTCCTGGGCGGAACCAGCGAGTGCACACAGATG AGAGCACTGAGTGCCATCGCCTCCCTCGGGGGTGCCGACCTGCTCCCCCAGGAGcacatcctcctcctctgccGGCCGCGGCTGCAGGAGCTCAGCGCGGGCAGCCCAGGACCTGTGACCAACAAGGCCACCAAG aTCCTGAGGCACTTTGAAGCCTCCTGTGGACAGCTGCCCCCTGCCCAGAGGCCCCCCGCCGGGCCCGGCCCCGCAGCCCCCCTCGCAGGCCCGTCCGACCTGCTGGCCGAAGCCGTGCCTCTCGCGGGGGCCCGCGTCGTCCTCCAGCCTCTGAGTTCAGCCCtgctcccacccctacccccggACGccgcccccctcccagcccctggagaTGCCAGCGCGGCCCAGACGGGACTGGCCGGCTCCCGAGAGCGGGGGCCCAGACCTGAGCGGGACCCGGGGGGCACAGACACCCCCGGGGGAGGCCCGGGCAGCTGCCCGTGGAGCCAAGACTCCTTGTTTGCCGGCATGGAGCTGGTGGCCCGCCCCCGCCCGGTGGGGGCCGGGGCTGCTGCAGAGGTGTCCTGCCTGGACCCCCAGGGCCCCCGGACGGCAGCACAGAGGACGGCAGCCAAAGAGCCGGAGCCATCGGCTTTTGCGTTCTTGAATGTGTGA